GTCCTGCCGGACCTTTCGACCCTTCAACTGCTGGCGGTGGCGGTCAGCGTCGTGACCCTCTATCGGGCCGTCATCTTCATCCACGAACTGACCCACTTGAAGAAGGACACTTTCGGGGTCTTTCGCGCGGTCTGGAACCTGATCTGCGGGTTCCCTTTCCTGGTCCCTTCCTTCACCTATATGGGGGTCCATATCGACCATCACAAGCAGAAGCTCTATGGCACCCGGGAGGACGGTGAATACCTGCCTTTCGTGCTACTGGGGCGCTGGCGCATCGTGAGCTTTTTCCTCATCATGCTCGTTGTGCCCGCGGTCTTCGCCTTGCGCTTCCTCTTGACCCCCCTTTCCTACGTCATCCCTCCCTTGCGGAAACTTTTATGGGAATACCTCTCCTCCCTTTCCATCGACCCCGAGTGGAAAAGGCCCGCACCCGCGGAACGGGACGGCAAATGGTGGCGGCTGCAGGAATTCGCGACCTTCCTCTTCATCGCGGCCTTCCTGGCGGCCCTCTGGAAGGGCTTCCTGCCTTGGAAGATCTTCATCCTCTGGTACCTGGTGGCGGCCCTCATCCTGGTCCTGAACGGGGTCCGCACCGTGGCGGCCACCCATTGCTACCGCAACCCCGCCGACCACGTGTTGGAATTCTCGGAACAGTTCCTGGACTCGGTGACCATCCCCGGTAACGACCTCGTCTCGCCCATCTGGGGCCCGGTAGGCCTGCGCTTCCATGCGGTGCACCACCTCTTTCCGGGCATGCCCTACCACCACCTGCAGGAAGCGCATAGGCGCCTGATGAAGGAATTGCCCGGGAATTCGGTCTATCGTTTGAGCCTGCGAAAGAGCCTGTGGGACGGTTTCATCCGGCTTTGGGACGAGGCTGGAAAAAAGAGGCCCGCGTAGCCGGCCCTTACGAGATGTAATAATCGAGGGAATATTCCAAGGCCAGGATCACCTGCAGCACCGTACTGGCCGCCAAAAAGATCCCCTCCCGCCCGCTCCAACGCCGGGCCAGGAACGCGAAGAACGGGAAAAGGACCAGCGCGTAGCGGGAATAGGGGATCAGGTTGCCGCTGAGGGCGGGGACCAGCACCATGACCGCCAGGTAGACCCATTCGGCCCTTCCCATGGAACGCCATCCCGCGACTAGGACCGTTAGTAACCCGAGGAACAGGACCCGGTTCAATAACGCGCACTCCAAGCCTATGTTCCCCTCTCCCAGGTTGAAGAAACCGTGCAGGAAGACCCCCCAGGGTTGGAAGAAGTGGCCCACCGAGAAATTCCCCACGAAATATTTTTGGGCCGCAAAGGACGCAAAAGGATCCCCTGTCCAATAACGCATGAGCCCCAGGTAGGTCAAGAATCCCAGGAGGATGCCACCCAAGGAAAAAGACGCGGCCCGTCGCCCGCCCGCCCGTCCCCGCTCCCAAAGGAGCACCATCAAGGGGGGTATCAACAGTATCCCCGTGGGCCGTGTCAAGGGAAGCAGGAAGGCGAAGAACAGGGCCGGCTTCCAATCCCCCCGGCGTGCATGGAACCAAAGTCCACCGATCAGGCAAAGGAACAGGGATTCCGTATAGATGAGCCCCATGAAGAACGCGGTCGGGAAGGTGAGGATGAAAAGGCAGGCCAGGAAAGCCTCCCGTGCATCAAGCGTCTCCCGGAAAATGAGGAAAAGATAAGCCATCGCCCCGAAGGTCAAAAGATGAGAAATCAGCAACGCCGCCAGAAGGTCATTCCCGCCCAAAAGGCGACCCATGATCTTGATCAAAAAGGGGAATAAGGGATAAAAAGCATTGGCCATGTGCCCAGGGCGGTAGCCTTCCTGGGACAGGTAAAGATAGATCTGGCCGTCCCAGGTCTTGTAGTGGGTCCAAAGGTCGGGAGGCGCTTGAAAGGGATAGGTGAAATTGGCGTAGTAATTGGCGCTGTTGAAGGGGAACAGGAAGGCCCCCGCCGCGATCACCAGCAGGACCAAAACCTTCAAAACCGCCGTCAAGAAGAGCAGGTTCTTCAGGTTATAGCGCGCGTCGCCCTTTATCCTTTCCAAACCACATCCTTCCAGACGGGGGCCGCGAGCCCCAAGGCTTGGACCGCTGCCGTGAGGTCCTCCGGCGGAGGGGCGAAAAAGGACAGGGCCTTCCCCGTCTTCGGATGCTGGAAACTCAGCCGGAAGGCATGGAGCATCTGGCGCCCAAAACCCCCATGGGAGGAGCCATAGACGACGTCCCCCAGGATGGGATGATGGATGAACTGGAGGTGCACCCGGATCTGGTGGGTGCGTCCGGTCTCCAACTTCAAGTGGAGCAGGCTGGCCTCGTCGTTGGCGGACAAAGGGACAAAATGGGTCTTGGCCGACTTGCCGCCTTCGGCTTGGACCGCCATCTTCTTGCGGGCCGAGACGTGCCGCCCAATGGCCGCGTCGATCAGGCCCGGTTCAGTGACCTTGCCTTTGACCAAACCCAGATATTCCCGCGACATCTGCCGGTAGCGGATCTGCTTGACCAGGGATCGGTAGGCCAGGTCGGTCTTGGCGACCGCCAGGAGCCCTGAGGTGTCCTTATCCAGGCGGTGTACCAGGCCCGGCCTTTGGACCCCGCCGACCCCCGCGATCTCGGGGCAATGGGCTACCAGGGCATTGATCAGGGTGGAATCGGGGTTCCCCGCCCCGGGATGGACCACCAGTCCCGCGGGCTTGTTGAGCACCAGCAAATGGTCGTCCTCGAACACGATATCCAGTGGCAGGGATTGAGCCGGGATCTCGGAGGGTTTGGAAGCGGGGATGACCACCCGGAAGGCTTGGCCCTCGGTGACGGGCAGGCTGGCCTTGAGCGGCTTGGCGGCGAAGAGGGGCGTTACGTGGCCTTCCTTGATGAGGTTCTGCACTTGGTTTCGAGAAAAGGAAGGCAGGTGGGAAGCCAGGAAGACATCGAGCCTTTGGCCTCCTTCGCCGGCCTGGACGGTCCAGTTATTGGATTGGGCGCTGAGGGACGAGGGTTCCATGGGTGGATTGTAACCGAATTCAGGCGAGGCTTTTGCCCTTATTGGCCTTGAACAGGATCCAAACGATGGCCAGCAGGGACAAGGCGATGAGGATGCCGCTGACCGCCTGGGACGCCGAGTTGAAGATCACCAGGTAGTGTTTGTTCCAATCGCGCCGCCAGAACTCGATGACCAGGCGTAGGGTGCCGTAAAGCAGGCCATAGAGGGCGATGGACAATCCCGGGAAGCGCATGATCCAACGACGCAGCAAGAGCAGGAGGAAGAACAAGACCAGGTCCCCCGCCAGTTCCCAAAGCTGGGTCGGCAGGTGCGGATGGTCGTCCGGGGCGCCCGGGAAGATCCATCCATGGCCCCAATCCAGGAAACCGCTGTGGGGTTCGGCCACGTTCCCGTAACAGCAACCGTTGAGGAAACAACCCACCCGACCGACGGCCTGTCCCAGGAGGATGTAGGGCGCCACCAGGTCCAGGCAACGGACCGCCGGCCACTTCTCATGGCGCACCCAGACCAAGGCCCCGGCCACCGCGCCGAAAAAGCCGCCGTAATAGACCAGCCCGCCTTCCCAGACCTTGATCGCGTCCAACCAATGGCCGTTCTGGAATTCGGTGTAGTTCTCCAGGACATAGAAGATTCGGGCGCCCACGATGGAGGAAAGGATGACCACCACTCCCAGGTCGAAGGCCTTCTGGAAACCCTGGTGGAAGGTCAGCCCCAGGTCGGGGGCGATATATTTCCCGGTGTCCCGGGCGAAGAGGTAGATGCTGAAACCCAGCGCCACCGCCAGGCAGAGGCCGTAGGAATAGAAGTGGAGGGGCCCGATCGAGCCCAGGACGGGATACATCAGCGGCTCCTTTGCGGCGGGCGTTCCCGCCAATAGGTGAGGATCAACAGGGCCAACCCGACGGTGATGCAGGAATCAGCGACATTGAAAATATACGGGAACCACTGGTGTTGATGGAAGCGCACGTCGATGAAATCCACGACCTGCCGGTAAACCACCCGGTCCACGAAATTGCCCATGGCGCCTCCCCAAATGAGCCCTAGGGCGAAACGTTGGAGCACCTTCTCCTTCGGGATGAAACGTTGGAAGGCATAGACCACGACCCCCGCCCCCAGGGTGATGATAAGAAAAAAAGGGACCCTGGCCCAGGCGGGAGTATTGGCCATGAAGCCAAAGGCCGCGCCGGGGTTCTGGATATGGGTGAAGTAAAGGTATCCGGGGATGACCGTCACGGAACGGCCCAGCTCTAAGTGGTGAAGGACAAGGAATTTGGTGAACTGGTCGGCCAGGAGGGCGGCGATGGAAACGTCCCGCAGCCTCATGCGGAGGCTTTCTGCCGCCGACTGGAAAGGAACTCGTACAGGAGATAACCCAGGCCGATGGTGATACAGGCGTCCGCCAGGTTGAAGATGTAGGGGAACCATTGATAGTCCTCGAAACGCATGTCGATGAAATCCACCACTTTGCCGTAGAGCACGCGGTCCACCAGGTTGCCCAAAGCCCCGCCCCAGACCAGCCCCAGGGCCACCCGGGTCGCCCAGCGGTCATGTGGAAGCATCCTCTGATACATATAGACGATGGCAGTAGCCCCCAAAGTGGCGACAATAAAGAGGGGGATCCGCACGAGGGCATCCATCTGGGCCATGAAGCCGAAGGCGGACCCCGGGTTCTGGGTATAGGTGAAGTAGAGGTATTTGGGCAGGAGCGGCACGGACTCGTTGAGTTCCATCGTCCGGAGGACCATGAACTTGGTCAATTGGTCCAAGGAAAGGACCAAGAGGGAGACCCCCGCCAGGGCCATCATCCCTGGGCCGCCATGGCCGGGTGGACCTTCACGACAGGCGCACAGCGGTGGCAAAGATCGGCGAGTTCCTTGTCCATCTGCCCGGCCGGATAGTAGTTCCAGCAACGGGCGCACTTAACACCATCGGATTTACGAGGATCGACATCGATTGCGCTACCCATTTCTTTTCCGCGAAATGCCGACTCTGGAGCTTGCCCAGATTTAAAATCAACTTTCGAAACCAAAAAGAAATAGCGAAGATTCTCCTTGTGCTTTTCAAGTGCGGCTCTAGTTTTCTCATGGGCAAAATCAACATAGAGATCCACCTCCGCCTCCAAAGAACTGCCGATCACTTTCGATTGACGGAGCCCTTCGAGGGACTTAGAAACAACCCTTTTTGCTTCCAATATTTGTTCCCACTCGTCCAGAAGCACACCGTCCGAATTATATTCAGCGGATGGCCATTTAGACTGAAACACGCTTTTTTCATTTTGGCCTTTGAAAGAATCCGGAAGCGATTGCCAGATTTCTTCTGCCGTGAACGAAAGTATCGGTGCAATTACAACCACATAACTTTTTAATATGTCGTACAAAACAGTTTGAGCTGCACGACGCTCTTTTGAATCAGAAGCAAAGGTATAGAGCCTATCTTTTAGAATGTCGAAATAACCAGCGCTGAGGGTCACGGAAAAAAATGCATCCACGACATGGAATACACGAGTAAAGCTGTATTCGTCATACGCCTTTTTAAGAACACCCAAATTACTTGCAGCCCATGTCCAAGCCCAACGATCAACCGAAAGAAAATCCTTTTCATTCACCCTATTTTTCGCGGGGTCGAAATCCGACAAATTCCCCAGGATGAAACGGAAGGTATTACGGATACGGCGATAGGCCTCGGACATACGATTGAGCATCTCCTCACTGATGGAGACGTCCTCGGTGTAGTCCTCGGAGGAGACCCAGAGCCTCAACACATCGGCCCCATATTTCTTGATCATGTCCTGCGGGTCGATGACGTTCCCCAGGCTCTTGTGCATGGCCTTGCCGTTCGCATCCAGGACCCAGCCATGGGTGAGCACTTGGGTGAAGGGAGCCTTGCCCTTCAGGGCCATCCCGGTCCAAAGGGCGTGTTGAAACCAACCCCGGTGCTGGTCGCCACCTTCTAAATAGAGGACCTGGGCGTCCTTCTTGGCGATGGAGGCCTTCAATTCGGGCCGTTGGTCCATGACCGCGAAGTGGGAGCTTCCGGATTCGAACCAGACGTCCAGGATGTCCTCTTCCTTCACGAACTCGGCGGAACCGCAGGAACATTGGAACCCGGAAGGCAGGAC
The DNA window shown above is from bacterium and carries:
- a CDS encoding fatty acid desaturase; the protein is MENQPFPMAEAKKIVEDLFEPSHFIYWTDLLLNAGIGWAAFYAACVLPDLSTLQLLAVAVSVVTLYRAVIFIHELTHLKKDTFGVFRAVWNLICGFPFLVPSFTYMGVHIDHHKQKLYGTREDGEYLPFVLLGRWRIVSFFLIMLVVPAVFALRFLLTPLSYVIPPLRKLLWEYLSSLSIDPEWKRPAPAERDGKWWRLQEFATFLFIAAFLAALWKGFLPWKIFILWYLVAALILVLNGVRTVAATHCYRNPADHVLEFSEQFLDSVTIPGNDLVSPIWGPVGLRFHAVHHLFPGMPYHHLQEAHRRLMKELPGNSVYRLSLRKSLWDGFIRLWDEAGKKRPA
- the lspA gene encoding signal peptidase II; the encoded protein is MMALAGVSLLVLSLDQLTKFMVLRTMELNESVPLLPKYLYFTYTQNPGSAFGFMAQMDALVRIPLFIVATLGATAIVYMYQRMLPHDRWATRVALGLVWGGALGNLVDRVLYGKVVDFIDMRFEDYQWFPYIFNLADACITIGLGYLLYEFLSSRRQKASA
- a CDS encoding glycosyltransferase family 39 protein, with translation MERIKGDARYNLKNLLFLTAVLKVLVLLVIAAGAFLFPFNSANYYANFTYPFQAPPDLWTHYKTWDGQIYLYLSQEGYRPGHMANAFYPLFPFLIKIMGRLLGGNDLLAALLISHLLTFGAMAYLFLIFRETLDAREAFLACLFILTFPTAFFMGLIYTESLFLCLIGGLWFHARRGDWKPALFFAFLLPLTRPTGILLIPPLMVLLWERGRAGGRRAASFSLGGILLGFLTYLGLMRYWTGDPFASFAAQKYFVGNFSVGHFFQPWGVFLHGFFNLGEGNIGLECALLNRVLFLGLLTVLVAGWRSMGRAEWVYLAVMVLVPALSGNLIPYSRYALVLFPFFAFLARRWSGREGIFLAASTVLQVILALEYSLDYYIS
- the lspA gene encoding signal peptidase II — encoded protein: MRLRDVSIAALLADQFTKFLVLHHLELGRSVTVIPGYLYFTHIQNPGAAFGFMANTPAWARVPFFLIITLGAGVVVYAFQRFIPKEKVLQRFALGLIWGGAMGNFVDRVVYRQVVDFIDVRFHQHQWFPYIFNVADSCITVGLALLILTYWRERPPQRSR
- the lgt gene encoding prolipoprotein diacylglyceryl transferase, whose protein sequence is MYPVLGSIGPLHFYSYGLCLAVALGFSIYLFARDTGKYIAPDLGLTFHQGFQKAFDLGVVVILSSIVGARIFYVLENYTEFQNGHWLDAIKVWEGGLVYYGGFFGAVAGALVWVRHEKWPAVRCLDLVAPYILLGQAVGRVGCFLNGCCYGNVAEPHSGFLDWGHGWIFPGAPDDHPHLPTQLWELAGDLVLFFLLLLLRRWIMRFPGLSIALYGLLYGTLRLVIEFWRRDWNKHYLVIFNSASQAVSGILIALSLLAIVWILFKANKGKSLA
- a CDS encoding RluA family pseudouridine synthase, producing MEPSSLSAQSNNWTVQAGEGGQRLDVFLASHLPSFSRNQVQNLIKEGHVTPLFAAKPLKASLPVTEGQAFRVVIPASKPSEIPAQSLPLDIVFEDDHLLVLNKPAGLVVHPGAGNPDSTLINALVAHCPEIAGVGGVQRPGLVHRLDKDTSGLLAVAKTDLAYRSLVKQIRYRQMSREYLGLVKGKVTEPGLIDAAIGRHVSARKKMAVQAEGGKSAKTHFVPLSANDEASLLHLKLETGRTHQIRVHLQFIHHPILGDVVYGSSHGGFGRQMLHAFRLSFQHPKTGKALSFFAPPPEDLTAAVQALGLAAPVWKDVVWKG